A single genomic interval of Lysobacter avium harbors:
- a CDS encoding c-type cytochrome: MKMRGIILAVAALLYTPLLPAQSGDDGNTDSPELPFLDLRRVELISGDAAAGREKTQICANCHGPDGIAVVTEFPNLAGLSADYMYWQLIRYKRGVNPSPMTPLVADLSEQDMRDLSVYYASLPVPSAVPAGDEEPAGDLTPALLHKGKQLYLAGDPARGIPACQGCHGADARGPAAAHRILPGGQAPYAAYPALRGQHYGYLQTKLAGYRDGDMDDSTSGFVMTGVAETLDDDAIQAVAGWLSSLQIGASPTPTSPPIR; encoded by the coding sequence ATGAAGATGCGCGGGATAATCCTCGCTGTGGCGGCACTTTTGTACACACCGCTTCTGCCGGCGCAGAGCGGGGACGATGGCAACACCGATTCACCGGAGTTGCCTTTTCTCGATCTGCGTCGGGTGGAGCTCATCAGCGGCGACGCGGCAGCAGGCAGGGAAAAAACCCAGATCTGTGCCAATTGCCATGGGCCCGATGGCATCGCCGTGGTTACCGAATTTCCGAATCTGGCCGGTCTTTCAGCCGACTACATGTACTGGCAGCTGATCCGCTACAAGCGCGGCGTGAACCCGTCGCCGATGACGCCGCTGGTCGCCGACCTGTCGGAACAGGACATGCGCGATCTGTCCGTGTACTACGCATCGCTTCCTGTCCCATCCGCAGTACCTGCCGGAGACGAGGAGCCCGCTGGCGACCTGACTCCGGCGCTGCTGCACAAAGGCAAGCAACTGTATCTGGCCGGCGATCCTGCCCGCGGCATTCCCGCCTGCCAGGGGTGTCATGGCGCCGATGCCCGAGGTCCCGCCGCAGCGCACCGTATTCTGCCGGGCGGCCAGGCTCCCTACGCCGCCTACCCTGCCCTGCGTGGCCAGCATTACGGCTATCTGCAGACCAAACTGGCCGGCTATCGGGATGGAGACATGGACGACTCGACGTCGGGCTTCGTCATGACAGGCGTGGCCGAAACGCTGGATGATGACGCGATCCAGGCCGTCGCCGGCTGGCTTTCAAGCCTGCAGATCGGCGCCAGCCCCACACCGACCTCGCCACCGATTAGGTAA
- a CDS encoding MtrB/PioB family outer membrane beta-barrel protein, whose amino-acid sequence MHGHPRALLLALAGLALWLGAPPAAHAQSSGTGIDLQFGSELDPAGLWARQCDRAGMTWLAGDAKRTPTGHSYGCVPAPYGLDTGSENIWHGGGIFSLGYLHLNGDETNAQWRRFSSWEDGFVLAADFRWVRRDQGRYAEFRANRIGADSQYYRGVFGQAGKFRVQAFVRSQPNVLSGNARSIWDGVGSRHLTLKDGLTVNGSTSAQVSQVSAAQPLETLKVVRDKQGLGIEYLLTRQWVATFNASHESREGARPFGGPFFFNFPFPDNGGIYEIPRPVDDSTVNVNAGLRFVGKDWRMQFSYSGSFFRNAYTGFDYEIPLSTWAVVPGVVTPQIPLGQFSYEPDNDYHHVSATLSRRTRWQGDFSVKAAFGTSRQSDRLLPPTNCQGQIGIPIPGFLYDCADWNTTASLSQQKADLAFNTQRLDLRWVLQPGNNLSWQNTAKFHRQDYSGTYWAYNPLTGQYGYIAENGAQGSVVPGEMGVWGPGPNASVPTRVRNLPLDKEIWEAATALTWRPNSKNTLGAGFTFTRTERTHREFATTRDNVLDLSWTNRAIDWLNVRANYSFLDRSGNDYQYNPYEFTFSMDLPGYVTPPGGNAAHTIAHLRKYDVGEREQHKLSVMATAALPRQMTLSGTIRGNWNDYDARVGRQKLDTLGTSVQWEWQPAAGKVAGAWYGYDESELGFANANDVAITADPNLGGPTYPDSGRWSTNDKQRNHYAGANWSQSIGRARLDASWNWTYTRGMTRYDFASADALAYPQLVASATGAYPPMIYRSNALSLSLSIPINQRVGLRLFNTYERARLSDWHYLGFDQTRVYDHRVYTDGGPMDYGVNMFGAMVEVRL is encoded by the coding sequence ATGCACGGACATCCAAGAGCACTGCTGCTGGCATTGGCCGGACTTGCACTGTGGCTGGGTGCTCCGCCTGCCGCGCACGCGCAGAGCAGTGGGACCGGCATCGACCTGCAGTTCGGGAGCGAGCTGGATCCGGCAGGCCTGTGGGCGAGGCAATGTGACCGCGCAGGAATGACGTGGCTGGCTGGCGATGCGAAGCGTACGCCCACCGGCCATTCGTATGGATGCGTCCCGGCACCCTACGGACTTGACACCGGGTCGGAAAATATCTGGCACGGGGGCGGGATCTTCTCGCTTGGCTACCTGCACCTCAACGGCGACGAGACCAACGCCCAGTGGCGACGATTCAGCAGTTGGGAGGACGGCTTCGTCCTCGCCGCCGACTTTCGTTGGGTGCGCCGCGATCAGGGACGCTATGCGGAATTCCGGGCCAACCGGATCGGCGCGGACAGCCAGTACTACCGCGGCGTATTCGGCCAGGCCGGGAAATTCAGGGTGCAGGCGTTCGTTCGCTCCCAGCCAAACGTGCTTAGCGGCAACGCGCGATCAATCTGGGACGGCGTCGGCAGCAGGCATCTGACCTTGAAGGACGGACTCACGGTCAATGGCAGCACCTCCGCCCAGGTCAGCCAGGTGTCAGCCGCCCAACCGCTGGAGACGCTCAAAGTGGTGCGCGACAAACAGGGACTCGGGATCGAGTACCTGCTGACCCGTCAGTGGGTCGCGACTTTCAATGCCAGCCATGAATCGCGCGAAGGAGCGCGCCCGTTCGGCGGGCCGTTCTTCTTCAACTTCCCGTTCCCCGACAACGGCGGCATCTACGAGATTCCGCGACCGGTCGACGACAGCACGGTCAACGTGAACGCCGGACTGCGTTTTGTCGGCAAGGACTGGCGGATGCAGTTCAGCTATTCGGGATCCTTCTTCCGCAACGCCTATACCGGCTTCGACTACGAGATTCCCCTCAGCACGTGGGCGGTCGTCCCCGGAGTGGTTACCCCGCAGATCCCGCTCGGGCAGTTTTCCTATGAGCCCGACAACGATTACCACCACGTCTCCGCGACCCTGAGCAGGCGGACACGGTGGCAGGGCGATTTCTCGGTGAAGGCCGCATTCGGCACGTCGCGGCAGTCCGACCGTCTCCTGCCGCCCACCAACTGCCAGGGCCAGATCGGCATCCCGATTCCGGGCTTTCTCTACGACTGCGCCGACTGGAACACCACGGCATCGCTGTCGCAACAGAAGGCCGATCTGGCGTTCAATACGCAGAGGCTGGATCTGCGCTGGGTGCTCCAGCCGGGCAACAACCTGAGCTGGCAGAACACCGCGAAGTTCCACCGCCAGGATTATTCGGGAACCTACTGGGCATATAACCCGCTGACCGGCCAGTACGGCTACATCGCCGAGAATGGTGCCCAGGGCAGCGTGGTGCCGGGCGAAATGGGCGTCTGGGGCCCCGGGCCGAATGCATCGGTCCCGACCCGGGTGCGCAACCTTCCGCTGGACAAGGAAATCTGGGAGGCGGCTACGGCCCTCACCTGGCGTCCGAACAGCAAGAACACCCTCGGCGCGGGTTTCACGTTTACCCGGACCGAACGCACCCATCGCGAGTTCGCGACCACGCGCGACAACGTGCTCGACCTCAGCTGGACCAATCGCGCGATCGACTGGCTCAACGTCCGCGCGAATTATTCATTCCTCGATCGCTCCGGTAACGATTACCAGTACAACCCTTACGAATTCACGTTTTCAATGGACCTGCCCGGCTATGTCACGCCGCCGGGCGGCAACGCCGCACATACCATCGCGCATCTTCGCAAGTACGACGTGGGTGAGCGCGAGCAGCACAAACTCAGCGTAATGGCGACCGCAGCCCTGCCGCGGCAGATGACTCTCAGCGGCACCATCCGTGGCAACTGGAACGACTACGACGCGCGCGTTGGACGGCAAAAACTCGACACCCTCGGAACCAGCGTGCAGTGGGAATGGCAACCGGCCGCGGGAAAGGTGGCCGGCGCATGGTACGGCTATGACGAATCGGAACTGGGCTTTGCCAACGCCAACGACGTGGCCATCACGGCCGATCCAAACCTCGGCGGCCCGACCTATCCAGACAGCGGCCGCTGGAGCACCAACGACAAGCAGCGCAACCACTATGCCGGTGCCAACTGGTCCCAATCGATCGGCCGGGCGCGACTTGATGCGTCATGGAACTGGACCTACACGCGCGGCATGACCCGTTATGACTTCGCCTCCGCAGACGCGCTTGCCTATCCGCAACTCGTCGCGAGCGCGACGGGTGCCTACCCGCCGATGATCTATCGCTCCAATGCGCTGAGCCTGTCGCTGTCGATTCCGATCAACCAGCGCGTCGGACTGCGCCTGTTCAATACCTATGAGCGCGCCCGGCTGTCGGACTGGCACTACCTGGGCTTCGACCAGACCCGCGTCTACGACCACCGCGTCTACACCGACGGTGGGCCGATGGATTATGGCGTCAACATGTTCGGGGCGATGGTGGAGGTGCGGCTATGA
- a CDS encoding DmsE family decaheme c-type cytochrome: MFLTLVAVAIAALVMAGWRAPVAAQSVSAENPHRLPSTHFGSDGPVAAHGFDVPPGFAGARVANNPLAMDATPIGAATCTACHSREAQNFAHTTHALGMQVAEAADPQTPTCETCHGPGSRHAQDPTAKGLIIAFSHEGGSPIETQTATCLGCHSGGPRDQWTGSVHQRNELSCSDCHNPMARLSAEGLMAKPSINETCATCHTDIRQQFNRRSHMPLPEGQMACVDCHNPHGGFNNALIKTDTVNETCYQCHAEKRGPFLFEHAPVRDNCLNCHTPHGSNQHALLVAPVPMLCQQCHSHVRHPNDLLTAQSLGTGAAPDERLMGRGCLSCHAQIHGSNNPSGPRLHK; the protein is encoded by the coding sequence ATGTTCCTGACCCTCGTGGCAGTAGCGATCGCTGCACTCGTCATGGCCGGCTGGCGGGCTCCCGTCGCGGCCCAAAGTGTGAGCGCCGAGAACCCGCATCGACTCCCTTCCACGCACTTTGGCAGCGACGGTCCGGTCGCGGCCCACGGCTTCGATGTTCCACCGGGCTTCGCCGGTGCGAGGGTTGCCAACAACCCGCTGGCCATGGATGCGACGCCGATCGGAGCGGCCACGTGCACCGCCTGCCACTCCCGCGAAGCACAGAATTTCGCCCACACAACCCACGCGCTGGGCATGCAGGTCGCCGAGGCTGCCGATCCCCAGACCCCCACTTGCGAGACCTGCCATGGCCCGGGCTCCAGGCATGCGCAGGATCCCACCGCCAAGGGCCTGATCATCGCCTTCAGCCATGAAGGCGGCAGCCCCATCGAGACCCAGACCGCCACTTGCCTGGGGTGCCATTCCGGCGGCCCGCGTGACCAGTGGACCGGCTCAGTGCACCAGCGCAACGAGCTGTCTTGCAGTGACTGCCACAATCCGATGGCCCGGCTGTCGGCGGAAGGCCTGATGGCCAAGCCCTCGATCAACGAGACATGCGCCACCTGCCACACCGATATCCGCCAGCAGTTCAACCGCCGGTCCCACATGCCATTGCCTGAAGGGCAGATGGCCTGCGTGGATTGCCATAACCCGCACGGCGGATTCAACAACGCGCTTATCAAGACCGACACGGTCAACGAGACCTGTTACCAGTGCCACGCGGAAAAACGTGGCCCGTTCCTGTTCGAGCACGCGCCCGTACGCGACAACTGCCTGAACTGCCATACACCTCACGGCTCCAACCAGCACGCGCTGCTGGTCGCGCCGGTGCCCATGCTGTGCCAGCAGTGCCACTCGCACGTGCGGCATCCCAACGATCTGCTCACCGCGCAGTCGCTGGGGACCGGCGCCGCACCTGACGAGCGTCTGATGGGCCGCGGCTGCCTTTCCTGTCACGCGCAGATCCACGGTTCCAACAATCCATCCGGACCACGACTCCACAAGTAA
- a CDS encoding TetR/AcrR family transcriptional regulator — translation MNSPVVPPTGRSAPPPASLSRASAGLRKRGEQRVDRFVEAATRIFLEKGYRQARLSDIVSLAGGSLSTLYAAFGNKEGLAHAIIERQADRFTLVFHDVCLTTLPADEGLHRLAKHFVEAMLSPESQVLHRLIVGEGPAFPALRDWYFDHAVVPNNQLLAGYLRHHRDTGALVLPQGADVAAQQLGMLMTGDLVLRMSSGHLGTPDIGEAVKAALAGVDTFLYGALPR, via the coding sequence ATGAACTCTCCAGTCGTGCCTCCAACAGGCCGCAGCGCTCCGCCGCCGGCGTCGCTTTCGCGGGCGAGCGCCGGGCTGCGCAAACGCGGCGAGCAGCGGGTGGACCGCTTCGTCGAGGCTGCGACCCGGATATTCCTGGAGAAGGGCTACCGCCAGGCGCGCCTGAGCGACATCGTCAGCCTCGCAGGAGGCTCGCTGTCGACCCTCTACGCTGCCTTCGGCAACAAGGAAGGCCTCGCACACGCCATCATCGAGCGCCAGGCCGATCGCTTCACCCTCGTCTTCCACGACGTCTGCCTGACCACGCTGCCGGCCGACGAAGGCTTGCATCGCTTGGCGAAGCACTTCGTGGAGGCGATGCTGTCGCCCGAATCGCAAGTGCTCCATCGGTTGATCGTTGGCGAGGGCCCGGCGTTTCCGGCGCTGCGCGACTGGTATTTCGACCACGCCGTGGTTCCCAACAACCAGCTGCTGGCGGGTTATCTGCGCCACCACAGGGACACCGGGGCCCTGGTCCTTCCGCAAGGAGCGGATGTCGCGGCACAGCAGTTGGGAATGCTGATGACCGGCGATCTGGTGCTGCGGATGTCCAGCGGACACCTGGGGACGCCCGATATCGGCGAGGCGGTAAAAGCGGCCCTCGCAGGCGTTGATACCTTTCTCTATGGCGCCCTGCCCCGCTGA
- the azu gene encoding azurin yields the protein MIRPLALAMVLSLAAPSAWAATCSVDLEGTDAMKYNLSEIDVSKSCKSFTINLKHTGKLPRNVMGHNVVIAKPADMKGIDADGMKAGIDADYVKAGDSRVIAHSKLIGGGETTSVSFDPAKLADAPYSFFCSFPGHSAMMKGAIKLTP from the coding sequence ATGATCCGTCCCCTCGCCCTCGCAATGGTTTTGTCGCTGGCCGCGCCCTCGGCATGGGCCGCCACCTGTTCGGTGGATCTGGAAGGCACCGACGCGATGAAATACAACCTCTCCGAGATTGACGTCAGCAAGTCCTGCAAGTCATTCACCATCAATCTCAAACACACCGGCAAGCTGCCCAGGAACGTGATGGGGCATAACGTGGTGATTGCCAAACCGGCCGACATGAAGGGAATCGACGCCGATGGCATGAAAGCAGGAATCGATGCCGATTACGTCAAGGCTGGCGACTCCCGCGTGATCGCGCATTCCAAGCTGATCGGAGGCGGCGAGACCACGTCCGTGAGCTTTGACCCTGCGAAGCTGGCGGATGCGCCTTACTCGTTCTTCTGCAGCTTCCCGGGGCATTCGGCGATGATGAAGGGTGCGATCAAACTCACCCCGTAA
- the miaB gene encoding tRNA (N6-isopentenyl adenosine(37)-C2)-methylthiotransferase MiaB: MTDSTTSSPITEEPVASTAPRGKLFIETHGCQMNEYDSAKMADVLAASDGLELTANAADADVILINTCSIREKAQDKVFSRLGRWKSLKKDGKAVLIGVGGCVASQEGEAIVKRAPYVDLVFGPQTLHRLPELIRDRRESGLPQVDISFPEIEKFDRLPEPRAEGPSAYVSIMEGCSKYCSFCVVPYTRGEEVSRPFEDVLVEVAQLAAQGVREIHLLGQNVNAYAGAIIGEDGQAEIADLGLLVRTIAQMDGVERIRFTTSHPLEFSDSLVEAYRDVPELANYLHLPVQAGSDRVLAAMKRGYTTLEFKQKIRKLRAVRPDISISSDFIVGFPGETEADFEKTMKLIEDVGFDQSYSFVYSRRPGTPAADLEDTTTDAEKHARLARLQAAINDNARRISESMLGSTQRVLVEGRSRRDANELTGKTENMRSVNFAGDPAMIGQFVDIVVTEVMANSLRGRVAEI, from the coding sequence ATGACCGATTCCACGACCTCAAGCCCGATCACCGAAGAACCCGTTGCGTCCACTGCGCCGCGCGGCAAATTGTTCATCGAGACGCACGGTTGCCAGATGAACGAGTACGACTCGGCGAAGATGGCCGACGTCCTCGCCGCGTCCGACGGGCTGGAGCTGACCGCCAACGCGGCCGACGCGGACGTGATCCTGATCAACACCTGCTCGATCCGCGAGAAGGCGCAGGACAAGGTGTTCAGCCGACTGGGGCGCTGGAAGTCGCTGAAGAAGGATGGCAAGGCGGTGTTGATCGGCGTGGGCGGGTGCGTGGCCAGCCAGGAAGGCGAGGCGATAGTGAAACGCGCGCCCTACGTGGACCTGGTGTTCGGGCCACAGACCCTGCATCGCCTGCCCGAGCTGATCCGCGACCGGCGCGAGTCCGGCCTGCCCCAGGTCGACATCAGCTTTCCGGAGATCGAGAAGTTCGACCGGTTGCCCGAGCCGCGGGCTGAAGGGCCGTCGGCGTACGTGTCGATCATGGAAGGCTGCAGCAAGTACTGCAGCTTCTGCGTCGTGCCCTACACCCGTGGCGAAGAGGTCAGCCGGCCGTTTGAGGACGTGCTGGTGGAAGTCGCCCAGCTCGCGGCGCAAGGCGTGCGCGAGATCCACCTGCTGGGCCAGAACGTGAATGCCTATGCCGGCGCGATCATCGGCGAGGACGGCCAGGCGGAGATCGCCGACCTCGGCCTGCTGGTGCGGACGATCGCCCAGATGGACGGCGTCGAGCGGATCCGCTTCACCACCTCGCACCCGCTGGAGTTTTCCGACTCGCTGGTGGAGGCCTACCGCGACGTCCCGGAGCTGGCCAACTACCTGCACCTGCCGGTTCAGGCCGGCAGCGACCGCGTCCTGGCGGCGATGAAGCGCGGCTACACCACACTCGAGTTCAAGCAGAAGATCCGCAAGCTGCGCGCGGTGCGACCGGACATCTCGATCTCCTCGGACTTCATCGTCGGCTTTCCCGGCGAGACCGAGGCCGACTTCGAGAAGACGATGAAGCTGATCGAGGACGTCGGGTTCGACCAGTCCTACTCGTTTGTCTACTCGCGCCGTCCCGGGACGCCGGCGGCGGACCTGGAGGACACCACGACCGACGCCGAAAAGCATGCGCGGCTGGCCCGCCTGCAGGCGGCGATCAACGACAACGCGCGACGGATCAGCGAATCGATGCTCGGCAGCACCCAGCGGGTGCTGGTGGAAGGACGCTCGCGCCGCGATGCCAACGAGCTGACCGGCAAGACCGAGAACATGCGTTCGGTCAACTTCGCCGGCGATCCGGCGATGATCGGCCAGTTCGTCGACATCGTGGTGACCGAAGTGATGGCCAACTCGCTGCGCGGAAGGGTGGCGGAGATCTGA
- a CDS encoding lytic transglycosylase domain-containing protein: MRGSSLVIGLAFALAAIPAFAGSVYRCEAPDGTRSYVSKRIPGAQCRAVSTDPAPPRASAPAIASHAPARPAISAPATPAPDPSAPATFLTNAAPVSTVKAGAGSSRTVQGQVYSYIKDGVRHYTSTRPRGVASAGQVRTIAYSYVETCFACGAAKGVNFGNVRLNREAYRDEIAAAASSHGIDEAIVRAIIHAESAFNPNALSRVGAQGLMQLMPATARRFKVSNAFDAGQNIQGGVEYLAWLLKRFDGNLTLAAAGYNAGEGAVDKYKGVPPYSETQRYVQRVGVLAERYRATN; encoded by the coding sequence ATGAGGGGGTCAAGTCTAGTCATCGGTCTGGCGTTCGCGCTGGCCGCAATTCCTGCCTTTGCGGGCAGCGTGTACCGCTGTGAGGCGCCCGACGGGACGCGCAGCTATGTCAGCAAGCGCATTCCAGGCGCGCAGTGCCGCGCCGTCAGTACTGACCCGGCTCCGCCGCGCGCATCGGCACCGGCCATCGCCAGCCACGCACCAGCCCGGCCCGCTATCAGCGCCCCGGCGACCCCCGCCCCGGATCCTTCTGCTCCGGCGACATTCCTCACCAATGCCGCGCCTGTCAGTACGGTGAAAGCCGGCGCTGGCAGCTCGCGCACGGTGCAGGGGCAGGTCTACTCCTACATCAAGGATGGCGTGCGTCATTACACCAGCACGCGGCCCAGGGGTGTGGCGAGTGCAGGACAGGTGCGGACGATTGCCTACAGCTACGTGGAAACCTGCTTTGCCTGTGGCGCAGCGAAGGGTGTCAACTTCGGCAACGTTCGCTTGAACCGCGAGGCATACCGCGACGAGATCGCCGCTGCGGCCAGCTCGCACGGCATCGACGAGGCGATCGTGCGCGCGATCATCCATGCCGAGTCGGCGTTCAATCCCAACGCGCTGTCCCGGGTCGGCGCGCAGGGCCTGATGCAGCTGATGCCGGCCACGGCACGCCGCTTCAAGGTCAGCAATGCGTTTGATGCGGGCCAGAACATCCAGGGCGGGGTGGAATATCTCGCCTGGCTGCTGAAGCGCTTCGACGGCAACCTGACCCTGGCTGCTGCCGGCTACAACGCAGGCGAAGGCGCGGTCGACAAGTACAAGGGCGTTCCGCCTTACAGCGAGACGCAGCGCTACGTCCAGCGCGTGGGTGTATTGGCCGAGCGCTACCGCGCAACCAATTGA
- the petA gene encoding ubiquinol-cytochrome c reductase iron-sulfur subunit — MTNPGVNDPQHAPVGDPVGKPVYEPVNKGRRRFLTATTAVIGAVGAGVAAVPFIKSWNPSERAKQAGAPVTVDITPLEAGQRLVREWRGQPIWIVRRSEAILEALPTLDDHLRDPMSENPDQQPEYVLEEFRELRSIKREVSVLVGLCTHLGCSPEMKAEIRPEPFDTAWKGGYFCPCHKSKFDMAGRVYEGVPAPTNLLVPPHFYADDNTIVIGLDPSSNQGAA; from the coding sequence ATGACCAACCCAGGGGTCAATGATCCTCAACATGCGCCTGTCGGTGATCCCGTCGGCAAACCCGTCTACGAGCCCGTCAACAAGGGTCGTCGCCGGTTCCTGACCGCGACCACGGCCGTTATCGGCGCTGTAGGCGCCGGCGTCGCCGCCGTGCCTTTCATCAAGTCGTGGAACCCCAGCGAGCGGGCGAAGCAGGCGGGTGCACCGGTGACCGTTGACATCACCCCGCTCGAGGCCGGTCAGCGCCTTGTGCGCGAGTGGCGTGGCCAGCCGATCTGGATCGTGCGTCGCAGCGAGGCGATCCTGGAGGCGCTGCCGACCCTGGATGACCATCTGCGTGATCCCATGTCGGAGAACCCCGACCAGCAGCCGGAATACGTGCTGGAAGAGTTCCGCGAGCTGCGCTCGATCAAGCGTGAGGTCTCCGTGCTGGTAGGCCTGTGCACGCACCTGGGCTGCTCCCCGGAGATGAAGGCGGAAATCCGCCCCGAACCCTTCGACACGGCCTGGAAAGGCGGCTATTTCTGCCCTTGCCACAAGTCCAAATTCGACATGGCCGGGCGCGTGTACGAGGGCGTTCCGGCACCGACGAACCTGCTGGTGCCGCCGCATTTCTATGCCGACGACAACACCATCGTGATCGGCCTCGATCCCTCTTCCAACCAGGGAGCAGCCTGA
- a CDS encoding cytochrome b: MANIFTRSANGVMDWVNERAPGMMPVYRKHMTEYYAPKNFNVWYYFGVLAMVALVNQILTGVFLTMHYKPSAAEAFSSVEYIMRDVEWGWLIRYMHSTGASLFFIVVYIHMFRGLMYGSYRKPRELVWILGMLIYLVLMAEAFMGYVLPWGQMSFWGAKVIISLFGAIPVIGPELTEWIMGDYLPSDATLGRFFALHVIALPLVLLLLVVLHLGALHEVGSNNPDGVDIKKGPKGNRWDANKPADGIPFHPYYTVHDLVGIGFFLMVAAFIIFFAPAFGGWFLEHDNFVEANRLVTPEHIKPVWYYTPFYAMLRVIPDKLGGVMVMFGAIAILFAVPWLDRSKVNSVRYKGWITKAMLTMLVVCFIWLGKIGAGPGTDPVETQIGRVLTFLYFAFFITMPLWTKIDKTKPVPERVTTHE; this comes from the coding sequence ATGGCGAACATCTTCACCCGCAGCGCCAATGGCGTGATGGACTGGGTCAACGAGCGCGCGCCCGGCATGATGCCGGTGTACCGCAAGCACATGACCGAGTACTACGCGCCGAAGAACTTCAACGTCTGGTACTACTTCGGCGTGTTGGCGATGGTGGCGCTGGTCAACCAGATCCTCACCGGCGTCTTCCTGACCATGCACTACAAGCCCAGTGCCGCCGAGGCGTTCTCCTCGGTCGAGTACATCATGCGCGACGTGGAGTGGGGCTGGCTGATCCGCTACATGCACTCCACGGGTGCATCGCTGTTCTTCATCGTCGTGTACATCCACATGTTCCGCGGGCTGATGTACGGCTCGTACCGCAAGCCGCGCGAACTGGTGTGGATCCTGGGAATGCTGATCTACCTGGTCCTGATGGCCGAAGCTTTCATGGGCTACGTACTGCCGTGGGGCCAGATGTCGTTCTGGGGCGCCAAGGTGATCATCTCGCTGTTTGGCGCGATTCCGGTGATCGGCCCTGAGCTGACCGAGTGGATCATGGGCGACTACCTGCCCTCCGATGCCACCCTGGGCCGGTTCTTCGCCCTGCATGTGATCGCTTTGCCGCTGGTGCTGTTGCTGCTGGTCGTGCTGCATCTGGGTGCGCTGCACGAAGTCGGCTCGAACAACCCCGACGGCGTGGACATCAAGAAGGGCCCCAAGGGCAACCGCTGGGATGCCAACAAGCCCGCGGACGGTATTCCGTTCCATCCGTATTACACCGTCCACGACCTCGTCGGGATCGGCTTCTTCCTGATGGTCGCGGCGTTCATCATCTTCTTCGCGCCGGCCTTCGGTGGCTGGTTCCTGGAGCACGACAACTTCGTCGAGGCCAACCGCCTGGTGACGCCGGAGCACATCAAGCCGGTCTGGTATTACACCCCGTTCTACGCGATGTTGCGGGTCATCCCCGACAAGCTGGGTGGCGTGATGGTCATGTTCGGTGCAATTGCGATCCTGTTCGCGGTGCCGTGGCTCGACCGCAGCAAGGTCAACTCGGTCCGCTACAAGGGCTGGATCACCAAGGCGATGCTGACCATGCTGGTGGTGTGCTTCATCTGGCTGGGCAAGATCGGCGCCGGTCCGGGTACCGACCCGGTGGAGACGCAGATCGGTCGGGTGCTGACCTTCCTGTACTTCGCGTTCTTCATCACGATGCCGCTGTGGACGAAGATCGACAAAACCAAGCCGGTGCCAGAGCGGGTGACGACCCATGAGTAG
- a CDS encoding cytochrome c1 — translation MVAKVALFFAGLLVSAAAFAAGGGALQQADTDLNDRGSLQRGAKLYLNYCAGCHSLKYLRYSRMATDLGLTEDEVMENLVFTDAKFGDHIETAMPAAGATEWFGNAPPDLSVISRVRGADWLYTYLKSFYLDETSALGWNNSLFPNVAMPNPLWEMQGLQHAEYGAADATGARAITGLTVTQPGTMDAKEFDQSVRDITAFLEYAGEPAILKRPGIGVWVILFLAVFTFFAWLLNREYWRDVH, via the coding sequence ATGGTTGCCAAAGTTGCCCTCTTCTTCGCCGGCCTGCTGGTGTCGGCCGCCGCTTTCGCCGCCGGTGGCGGCGCGCTGCAGCAAGCAGACACCGATCTCAACGACCGCGGGTCGCTGCAGCGCGGTGCCAAGCTTTACCTGAACTACTGCGCCGGCTGTCACTCGTTGAAGTACCTGCGCTATTCGCGCATGGCGACCGACCTGGGCCTGACCGAAGACGAGGTAATGGAAAACCTCGTGTTCACCGATGCCAAGTTTGGCGACCACATCGAAACCGCCATGCCCGCGGCAGGCGCCACCGAGTGGTTCGGCAATGCACCGCCGGATCTGAGCGTCATTTCCCGCGTGCGCGGTGCGGACTGGCTGTATACCTACCTGAAGTCGTTCTATCTGGATGAGACGTCGGCGCTGGGCTGGAACAACAGCCTGTTTCCAAACGTGGCCATGCCCAACCCGCTGTGGGAGATGCAGGGCCTGCAGCACGCGGAATATGGCGCGGCGGATGCCACCGGCGCCCGCGCGATCACCGGTTTGACGGTGACCCAGCCCGGCACGATGGACGCCAAGGAGTTCGACCAGTCTGTACGCGACATCACAGCATTCCTCGAGTACGCCGGAGAGCCGGCAATCCTCAAGCGCCCGGGTATCGGCGTGTGGGTGATCCTGTTTCTTGCGGTGTTCACGTTCTTCGCCTGGCTGCTCAACAGGGAGTACTGGCGGGACGTGCACTGA